One Plasmodium vivax chromosome 13, whole genome shotgun sequence genomic region harbors:
- a CDS encoding eukaryotic translation initiation factor 2 gamma subunit, putative (encoded by transcript PVX_085920A), whose product MNINEKDKLAEQNLETLDVTKLTPLSEDVISRQATINLGTIGHVAHGKSTLVHAISGVHTVRFKHEKERNITIKLGYANAKIYKCTNPDCLPPECYRSYESSKEDDPICPRENCQHKMKLLRHVSFVDCPGHDILMATMLNGAAVMDAALLLVAGNESCPQPQTSEHLAAVEIMRLKHILILQNKVELIKEEQALKQQEEIRNFVSGTAADSAPIIPISAVLKYNIDVVCEYIVTQISIPKRDFISSPHMIVIRSFDVNKPGEDIETLQGGVAGGSILHGVLKVGDKIEIRPGIISKDEKGEITCRPIISQILSMFAENNNLKYAVPGGLIGVGTRIDPILTRADRLVGQVIGHLNKLPDCFAEIEISYYLLRRLLGVKSQDGEKNTKVAKLKNGEFLMINIGSTSIGCRVTGIKSELAKLELTGPVCTKIGDKIALSRRVDKHWRLIGWGQINKGKPLELQEPI is encoded by the coding sequence atgaatattaatGAGAAGGACAAACTGGCCGAGCAGAACTTAGAAACGCTAGACGTAACCAAGCTAACCCCCCTAAGCGAAGATGTCATAAGCAGGCAAGCCACGATCAACCTGGGCACGATAGGGCATGTGGCCCATGGAAAGTCAACGCTCGTTCATGCCATATCCGGGGTGCACACAGTCAGATTCAAGCACGAGAAGGAGAGAAATATTACCATCAAATTGGGGTATGCGAatgcaaaaatttataaatgcaCAAACCCGGATTGCCTACCCCCAGAATGTTACAGGTCATACGAAAGTAGCAAAGAAGATGATCCAATATGCCCTCGTGAAAATTGTCaacacaaaatgaaattattaagACACGTCTCCTTTGTTGATTGCCCAGGACATGACATTTTAATGGCAACCATGTTAAACGGTGCAGCAGTTATGGATGCAGCTCTCTTACTAGTTGCAGGGAATGAGTCCTGTCCACAGCCACAGACATCCGAACATTTAGCTGCCGTAGAAATTATGAGATTAAagcatattttaattttacaaaataaggTAGAATTAATTAAGGAAGAACAAGCCTTAAAGCAGCAGGAAGAAATTAGAAACTTCGTTTCTGGTACGGCAGCTGATAGTGCGCCCATCATCCCTATCAGCGCTGTGTTAAAATACAACATCGATGTGGTATGTGAGTACATAGTTACACAGATAAGTATACCGAAGAGGGACTTCATATCATCCCCACACATGATTGTCATTAGATCATTCGATGTGAACAAGCCCGGAGAAGATATAGAAACTTTACAAGGCGGGGTTGCGGGAGGGAGTATTCTACATGGTGTGTTAAAAGTGGGGGATAAGATCGAAATACGACCTGGTATTATTTCGAAAgatgaaaagggagaaattaCCTGCAGACCTATCATTTCGCAAATATTGTCTATGTTTGctgaaaataataatttaaaatatgccGTCCCTGGTGGACTGATTGGAGTTGGAACCCGAATTGATCCCATTTTAACGAGAGCTGATCGATTGGTTGGTCAGGTTATTGggcatttaaataaattaccaGACTGTTTTGCGGAAATTGAAATTTCCTACTATTTGTTGAGAAGATTATTAGGGGTGAAATCTCaggatggagaaaaaaatacaaaggtggcaaaattaaaaaatggagaattCTTAATGATTAATATTGGGTCTACTTCCATTGGGTGTAGAGTCACAGGTATTAAATCTGAGCTAGCCAAGTTGGAATTAACCGGCCCGGTGTGCACAAAAATCGGCGACAAAATTGCCCTAAGCAGGAGAGTCGACAAGCACTGGCGTTTGATTGGATGGGGGCAGATCAACAAGGGCAAGCCCCTCGAGCTGCAGGAGCCAATTTAA
- a CDS encoding hypothetical protein, conserved (encoded by transcript PVX_085925A) has translation MNKVAKVKNYICNSAPFRDVILSTMKVRRTAPSLDEKWGQKGTFFLPNLHSANKHTVENYTFSIFLNGNILIGNKEKVSEEASPEDTSKQTLLFWNRSPGARYPKKANNGARPDCRSVRKIRKRLKTGK, from the exons atgaataaagtcgcaaaagtaaaaaattacatttgcAACAGTGCCCCTTTTCGAGATGTGATACTCTCAACTATGAAGGTGAGGAGAACGGCGCCTTCCCTAGACGAAAAATGGGGTCAAAagggaactttttttttacctaaCTTACATTCTGCAAATAAGCATACGGTGGAAAATTACACCttctcaatatttttaaatggcaacattttaattggtaataaagaaaaggtgAGTGAAGAAGCTTCACCTGAGGACACCTCCAAACAGacgctccttttttggaataGAAGCCCAGGCGCCAGATACCCCAAAAAG GCGAACAACGGAGCCCGTCCAGATTGCCGTTCGGTCAGAAAAATTAGGAAGAGATTAAAAACGGGCAAGTAG
- a CDS encoding rhoptry-associated protein 1, putative (encoded by transcript PVX_085930A), whose product MITCVSSLLVLFYALYQNVSSGIPINGERKIDNHKEPEEFNPDDINSWMRLDDANFLNTWTKNVSDISFVESKASKETGSENGDASSTGSGKDSYGDWNFMTNQNEAGKPGKPKSNSGESNASSSDGKSSASAKSGSKSGSKYGGSSYSDYSAYDSGSASSVGSREFENEMYEFALQHPMEKLTKEMDILKNDYTKVKEEEGKILDEEHKEIEEKRKEERLKMLAEGDVEKNKGDEEINFIKHDYTDTRIRGGFTEFLSNLNPFKKEIKPMKKEISLITYIPDKIVNKEKIMRDLGISHKYEPYQQSILYTCPNSVFFFDSMENLRKELDKNHEKEAITNKILDHNKECLKNFGLFDFELPDNKTKLGNVIGSIGEYHVRLYEIENDLLKYQPSLDYMTLADDYKLVKNDVNTLENVNFCLLNPKTLEDFLKKKEIMELMGEDPIAYEEKFTKYMEESINCHLESLIYEDLDSSQDTKIVLKNVKSKLYLLQNGLTYKSKKLINKLFNEIQKNPEPIFEKLTWIYENMYHLKRDYTFLAFKTVCDKYVSHNSIYTSLQGMTSYIIEYTRLYGACFKNITIYNAVISGIHEQMKNLMKLMPRSGLLSDVHFEALLHKENKKITRTDYVLNDYDPSVKAYALTQVERLPMVSVINSFFEAKKKALSKMLAQMKLDLFTLTNEDLKIPNDKGANSKLTAKLISIYKAEIKKYFKEMRDDYVFLIKARYKGHYKKNYLLYKRLE is encoded by the exons ATGATAACTTGCGTAAGTTCCCTGCTGGTGCTTTTTTACGCACTCTACCAAAATGTTTCCTCTGGTATACCTATAAatggggaaaggaaaatagACAACCACAAGGAGCCCGAAGAGTTTAACCCGGATGACATAAATTCGTGGATGAGGTTAGACGATGCAAATTTTCTAAACACGTGGACGAAAAATGTGTCAGATATATCCTTCGTGGAAAGTAAAGCCAGCAAAGAAACGGGTAGTGAGAATGGAGACGCGTCCTCTACCGGATCTGGAAAAG ACTCCTACGGAGATTGGAACTTCATGACCAACCAGAACGAAGCGGGAAAGCCGGGCAAGCCCAAGTCGAACTCCGGGGAATCGAACGCCAGCTCTTCCGACGGAAAGTCGAGCGCCTCAGCCAAATCTGGGTCCAAATCTGGGTCCAAATATGGAGGCAGCTCCTATTCAGACTATTCAGCCTATGACAGTGGCTCGGCATCCAGTGTTGGCAGCAGAGAATTCGAAAACGAAATGTACGAATTTGCCCTTCAGCACCCCATGGAAAAGTTGACTAAAGAAATggacattttgaaaaatgactACACAAAggtgaaggaagaagaaggaaaaattttagaTGAGGAACATAAAGAGATTGAGGAGAAGAGAAAGGAAGAGCGCTTAAAAATGTTGGCAGAAGGAGACGTCGAAAAAAACAAGGGCGACGAGGaaatcaattttataaaacatgATTATACAGATACCCGAATTAGAGGTGGATTCACAGAATTCCTGAGCAATTTAAAcccatttaaaaaagaaatcaaaccgatgaaaaaggaaatctcATTGATTACCTACATTCCTGATAAGATAGTAAACAAGGAAAAGATCATGAGGGACTTAGGCATTTCTCATAAATATGAACCCTACCAACAGAGCATTCTTTACACCTGCCCAAACAGTGTCTTCTTCTTTGACTCTATGGAAAACCTACGTAAAGAATTAGATAAAAACCATGAAAAGGAAGCCATTacgaataaaattttggatCATAATAAAGAGTGCTTGAAAAATTTCGGATTATTTGACTTCGAATTACCAGacaataaaacaaaattaggAAATGTAATCGGCTCCATTGGTGAGTATCATGTGAGGTTAtacgaaattgaaaatgatTTGCTAAAATATCAGCCAAGTTTAGACTATATGACCCTCGCAGATGATTACAAATTGGTAAAAAACGATGTAAACACTTTGGAAAATGTCAATTTTTGCTTATTAAATCCTAAAACGTTGGAagattttcttaaaaaaaaagaaatcatgGAACTTATGGGAGAAGACCCTATTGCGTATGAAgagaaatttacaaaatatatggaAGAGTCCATCAATTGTCACCTCGAATCTTTGATATATGAAGATTTGGATTCATCACAGGATACCAAAATTGTCTTGAAAAATGTCAAGTCTAAACTATATTTGCTTCAAAATGGATTGACTTATaagagcaaaaaattaattaacaaACTATTTAACGAAATTCAGAAAAATCCAGAACCCATTTTCGAAAAACTCACATGGATTTACGAAAATATGTACCACTTAAAGAGAGACTACACCTTCTTGGCATTCAAAACTGTTTGTGATAAATACGTTTCCCACAATAGTATTTATACATCCCTCCAAGGAATGACTTCCTATATTATAGAATACACTCGACTTTACGGGGCCTGCTTTAAAAACATAACCATTTACAACGCAGTCATATCTGGTATTCACGAACAGATGAAAAATCTGATGAAGTTAATGCCCAGAAGTGGCCTCCTCTCCGATGTTCACTTCGAAGCTTTACTACAcaaagagaataaaaaaattacgcgaACGGATTACGTCCTCAATGATTACGACCCTAGTGTCAAAGCTTATGCCCTTACCCAGGTGGAAAGACTACCTATGGTCAGCGTCATTAACAGTTTTTTCGaggcaaagaaaaaggcgcTATCAAAAATGCTTGCTCAGATGAAGTTAGATTTATTTACCCTCACAAATGAAGATCTGAAGATCCCAAACGATAAGGGGGCGAATTCAAAGCTGACTGCAAAGCTTATTAGTATTTACAAAgcggaaattaaaaagtactTCAAGGAAATGCGCGATGATTATGTTTTCCTCATAAAGGCGCGCTACAAGGGTCACTACAAAAAGAACTATTTGCTCTACAAGCGATTGGAGTAG